Genomic segment of Pseudomonas iranensis:
GCTGGCCGAGGAGGGTCTGCAACCTGTGCAGCTCGGCGCGAAGGATGGCTTGTGTCTGGTCAACGGCACGCCGTGCATGACCGGCCTCAGTTGCCTGGCGATTGCCGACGCTACGCGGCTGCTGCAATGGGCCGATGTCATTGGTGCGATGAGTTTCGAAGCCCAGCGCGGCCAGGTCGATGCCTTCGATGCCGAGATCATTGCGCTCAAGCCGCATCCGGGCATGCAGCAGGTCGGCAACAACCTGCGCGCCTTGCTCGATGGCAGCGAAGTGATCGCCGCGAGCAAAGGCATTCGCACTCAGGATGCGCTGAGCATTCGTTCGATCCCGCAGGTCCACGGCGCCGCCCGTGATCAACTGAAGCATGCGATCAAACAGGTCGAAGCCGAACTCAACGGCTGCACCGACAACCCGTTACTGCTCGGCACGCCGGACAATTTCCGGGTGATGTCGCAGGCCAACCCGCACGGTCAATCCGTGGCGATGGCGGCGGATCTGCTGGCGATTGCCATGGCCGAAATCGGCTCGATTGCCGAGCGCCGTCTCGACCGTTTGGTCAATCCGCACGTCAGCGGTCTGCCGGCGTTTCTGGTGGCCAATCCCGGGGTCAACTCGGGGATGATGATCGTGCAATACGTCGCCGCCTCGCTGTGTGCGGAAAACCGTCAATTGGCGCAACCGGCGGTACTCGACAACTACATCACCTCGGGCCTGCAGGAAGATCACCTGAGCATGGGCACCAACGCCGCACTGAAGCTGCATCGCGCGCTGGAAAACTGCACGCAGATCCTCGCGATTGAATACCTGCTGGCGGCGCAGGCGTTTGAATTCCTCAAGGAACAGCGCTTTGGCGTGGGCACTGACCGCGCGTGGAAACTGCTGCGCGAAACGGTCCCCGCCTACGATCAGGATCGCTGGCTGGCGCCGGATATCGCCGCCGCTGCGACCGTGCTGAAAGACCCGAATCTGCCGCACAACGTCCTACCGAATTTGCACTGACAACTACCCATACCAGCGTGCCAAGGCGTGGATCGTTCACAAGACGAGAAGCGACGGATAACGGAATGCTCCGGAGCGACT
This window contains:
- the hutH gene encoding histidine ammonia-lyase, producing the protein MSQAEKIVITGSPMRWQDVVAVARHGAPLDLSSDTWARIDNAQAIVQRIVASGERAYGVNTGLGGLSNVSLQDEQLSQLSRNTLLSHACGVGPVLSNEQTRAIICAAVHNYSHGKSGLHRRVVEGLLALLNRGITPQVPSQGSVGYLTHMAHIGIALLGVGNVSYRGRIISAQQALAEEGLQPVQLGAKDGLCLVNGTPCMTGLSCLAIADATRLLQWADVIGAMSFEAQRGQVDAFDAEIIALKPHPGMQQVGNNLRALLDGSEVIAASKGIRTQDALSIRSIPQVHGAARDQLKHAIKQVEAELNGCTDNPLLLGTPDNFRVMSQANPHGQSVAMAADLLAIAMAEIGSIAERRLDRLVNPHVSGLPAFLVANPGVNSGMMIVQYVAASLCAENRQLAQPAVLDNYITSGLQEDHLSMGTNAALKLHRALENCTQILAIEYLLAAQAFEFLKEQRFGVGTDRAWKLLRETVPAYDQDRWLAPDIAAAATVLKDPNLPHNVLPNLH